The Mycobacterium seoulense genome has a window encoding:
- a CDS encoding AMP-binding protein, protein MQIVRRAGLEARSLLLYARSGGLRWIAPGRLPSVLRALERYGLLGAATAIAAGRDRDGVALIDERGPLTFGELDERTNALANEWRRRGLGPGAGVAILVGNHRGFLESVYAAAKCGAGVLLLNTGFGAAQLAEMLSRERADLLVYDEEYDAVVADVRPRLGRIRAWTQTPAPDSLDALIERGDPGPPPPSGGRPKIVIATSGTTGTPKGAARSEPSSLIPVGGLLGKAPFRGREVTECCVPLFHSMGFSHAMYAMVLGSTLVLRRQFDARQALAGVAAHRASAMVVVPIMLRRILDLGPAALAEHDLSSLRIVFVGGSQLGAALATRALAALGPVVYNMYGSTEVAYATIATPADLAAAPGCVGAVVPGSVVKILGDGGREVPPGTPGRIFVGNVLAFEGYTGGGTKESIGGLMSTGDVGHFDSGGRLFIDGRDDEMIVSGGENVYPGEVEDALAHHPDILEAAVVGVDDEQFGQRLRAYVVVRPGGALTEDAVKEYVRNRLARFKVPRDVCFVDALPRNAGGKVLKRVLAGGGSVQPVADQPGTVGHHGN, encoded by the coding sequence GTGCAAATCGTCCGGCGCGCGGGTCTGGAAGCCCGGTCGCTCCTGCTCTATGCCCGGTCCGGGGGCCTGCGGTGGATCGCGCCCGGACGACTCCCTTCGGTGCTGCGCGCCCTGGAGCGCTACGGCCTGCTCGGGGCGGCGACGGCCATCGCGGCCGGACGAGACCGCGACGGGGTGGCGCTGATCGACGAGCGTGGGCCCCTGACGTTCGGCGAGCTGGACGAGCGGACCAACGCGTTGGCCAACGAGTGGCGGCGGCGCGGCCTCGGACCGGGGGCCGGCGTGGCGATCCTGGTGGGCAATCACCGGGGCTTCCTGGAATCCGTGTACGCCGCCGCCAAGTGCGGCGCCGGTGTCCTGCTCCTCAACACCGGGTTCGGCGCAGCGCAGCTGGCCGAGATGCTGTCCCGGGAACGCGCCGACCTGCTGGTGTACGACGAGGAGTACGACGCCGTCGTCGCCGACGTCCGGCCGAGGCTGGGCCGGATCCGGGCCTGGACCCAAACCCCCGCCCCCGACAGCCTCGACGCGCTGATCGAACGCGGCGACCCCGGTCCGCCGCCCCCGTCGGGTGGGCGGCCCAAGATCGTCATCGCGACCAGCGGGACCACGGGTACGCCCAAGGGCGCCGCGCGTTCCGAACCCAGTTCGCTGATCCCGGTCGGCGGACTGCTCGGCAAGGCACCGTTCCGCGGCCGGGAAGTCACCGAATGCTGTGTGCCGCTGTTCCATTCGATGGGCTTCAGCCACGCGATGTACGCGATGGTGCTGGGCTCGACCCTGGTGCTGCGCCGCCAGTTCGACGCCCGCCAAGCGCTGGCCGGCGTGGCCGCGCACCGGGCCAGCGCCATGGTCGTCGTGCCGATCATGTTGCGGCGCATCCTCGATCTGGGGCCGGCGGCCCTGGCCGAGCACGACCTGTCCTCCTTGCGCATCGTCTTCGTCGGCGGCTCCCAGCTCGGTGCCGCACTGGCCACCCGGGCGCTCGCGGCGCTCGGCCCCGTGGTCTACAACATGTACGGGTCCACCGAGGTTGCCTACGCCACCATCGCCACGCCCGCCGACCTGGCCGCCGCGCCCGGATGCGTAGGGGCGGTGGTGCCCGGATCGGTCGTCAAGATCCTCGGCGACGGCGGCCGGGAGGTTCCGCCGGGCACGCCGGGCCGGATCTTCGTCGGTAACGTGCTGGCCTTCGAGGGCTACACCGGCGGCGGCACCAAGGAGTCGATCGGGGGCCTGATGTCGACCGGTGACGTCGGCCATTTCGATTCCGGCGGAAGGCTTTTCATCGACGGACGCGACGACGAGATGATCGTCTCCGGCGGGGAGAACGTGTACCCCGGCGAGGTCGAAGACGCCCTCGCTCATCATCCCGACATCCTCGAAGCCGCGGTCGTCGGCGTGGACGACGAGCAGTTCGGCCAGCGGTTGCGCGCCTACGTCGTGGTCCGGCCGGGCGGGGCGCTGACCGAGGACGCCGTCAAGGAGTACGTGCGGAACCGGCTGGCGCGCTTCAAGGTTCCCCGCGATGTGTGCTTCGTCGACGCACTGCCCCGCAATGCGGGCGGCAAGGTGCTCAAGCGGGTGCTGGCCGGGGGCGGGTCAGTCCAGCCGGTAGCGGATCAGCCGGGAACTGTTGGCCACCACGGCAACTGA
- a CDS encoding TIGR03089 family protein — MHQLSTLSGAILDPMLRADPVGPRITYYDDATGERIELSGVTLANWAAKTGNLLRDELGAGPGSRVAILLPAHWQTAAVLFGVWWIGAEAVLSGPADLALCTAERLDDADSAVAASGGEVAVLSLDPFGRPAPELPIGVTDYATAVRVHGDQIVAERHPGPALAGRSVDEVLADCRTSAAARELTATDRVLSTAPWSGPGELVDGLLAILAVGASLVQVANPDPSALQRRVETEKVTRVL; from the coding sequence GTGCATCAACTGAGCACGCTCTCCGGCGCCATCCTCGACCCGATGCTGCGGGCCGACCCGGTCGGCCCGCGCATCACCTACTACGACGACGCGACCGGCGAGCGGATCGAGTTGTCCGGGGTGACGCTGGCCAACTGGGCGGCCAAGACCGGCAACCTGTTGCGCGACGAGCTGGGCGCCGGGCCGGGCAGCCGGGTCGCGATCCTGCTGCCCGCGCACTGGCAGACCGCGGCCGTGCTGTTCGGGGTGTGGTGGATCGGCGCCGAGGCGGTGCTCTCGGGCCCGGCGGACCTGGCGCTGTGCACCGCCGAACGGCTGGACGACGCGGACTCCGCGGTGGCCGCATCGGGGGGTGAGGTGGCGGTGCTCTCGCTGGACCCGTTCGGCCGCCCGGCCCCCGAGCTGCCGATCGGGGTCACCGACTACGCGACGGCCGTGCGGGTGCACGGCGACCAGATCGTTGCCGAACGCCATCCCGGTCCGGCGCTGGCCGGCCGATCGGTCGACGAGGTGCTCGCCGATTGCCGAACATCGGCCGCAGCAAGGGAATTGACGGCGACCGACCGGGTCCTGTCCACCGCCCCGTGGTCGGGACCCGGGGAGCTGGTGGATGGCCTGCTGGCGATCCTGGCCGTCGGCGCGTCGCTGGTGCAGGTGGCCAATCCCGACCCGTCGGCGCTGCAGCGCAGGGTCGAGACCGAGAAGGTCACCCGGGTGTTGTAG
- a CDS encoding DUF1490 family protein gives MAGYALLAKAASTVVTGLVGVTAYEVVRKAVAKAPLHETAVSAAELGLRGTRRAEEAAESARLKIADVMAEARERIGEEAPTPSVTDAHQHEH, from the coding sequence ATGGCGGGGTACGCGCTCTTGGCAAAGGCGGCATCGACGGTGGTCACCGGCCTCGTCGGCGTGACGGCCTACGAGGTGGTGCGCAAGGCCGTGGCCAAGGCGCCGCTGCACGAGACCGCGGTGTCGGCCGCCGAGCTGGGGCTGCGCGGGACGCGCAGGGCCGAGGAGGCCGCCGAGTCGGCCCGGCTGAAGATCGCCGATGTCATGGCCGAGGCCCGCGAACGCATCGGCGAGGAGGCCCCGACGCCGTCGGTCACCGACGCCCACCAGCACGAGCACTGA
- a CDS encoding CoA transferase translates to MANSTPAKPLDGFRVLDFTQNIAGPLAGQVLADLGAEVIKVEAPHGEAARHITAVLPGRPPLPTLFLPHNRGKKSVAVDLTDDEAKQQILRLVDTADVVLEGFRPGVMERMGLGPDDLRARNPRLIYARLSAYGGNGPHGSRPGVDLMVAAESGMTTGMPTPTGKPQIIPFQLVDAASGHVLAQAVLAALLNRERHGVADVVRVAMYDVAVNLQASQLTIHLNKPTEAATPKPDAAPKPKKRKGVGFATQPSDAFRAADGYLVISAYVPKHWAKLCQIIGRPDLLTDERFIDQRSRAMNYPELTEELESALAAKTAAEWVELLQEGGLMACLAYTWKQVVDTPLFAENELALRVGGPEDPITVVRMPARYASFDAVATEPPPAPGQHNDEFLSAPQTAG, encoded by the coding sequence ATGGCAAACAGCACCCCCGCCAAGCCCCTGGACGGATTCCGGGTACTCGATTTCACCCAGAACATCGCCGGGCCGCTGGCCGGGCAGGTGCTGGCCGACCTGGGTGCCGAGGTGATCAAGGTCGAGGCGCCCCACGGCGAGGCGGCCCGGCACATCACCGCGGTGCTGCCCGGGCGCCCGCCGCTGCCCACGCTGTTTCTGCCGCACAACCGGGGCAAGAAATCGGTGGCGGTCGACCTCACCGACGACGAGGCCAAGCAGCAGATCCTGCGGCTGGTCGACACCGCCGACGTCGTGCTGGAGGGGTTTCGCCCCGGCGTGATGGAACGCATGGGCCTGGGCCCCGACGACCTGCGCGCCCGCAACCCCAGGCTGATCTACGCGCGGCTGTCGGCCTACGGCGGCAACGGCCCGCACGGCAGCCGGCCCGGCGTCGACCTGATGGTCGCGGCCGAGTCGGGCATGACCACCGGCATGCCGACGCCGACCGGCAAGCCGCAGATCATCCCCTTCCAGCTCGTCGACGCCGCGAGCGGCCACGTGCTGGCCCAGGCGGTGCTGGCCGCGCTGCTCAACCGCGAGCGCCACGGCGTGGCCGACGTGGTGCGGGTCGCCATGTACGACGTCGCGGTCAACCTGCAGGCCAGCCAGCTCACGATCCACCTGAACAAGCCGACGGAGGCGGCCACGCCGAAACCCGATGCCGCGCCGAAACCCAAGAAGCGCAAGGGTGTTGGCTTCGCGACCCAACCGTCGGACGCGTTCCGGGCCGCCGACGGGTACCTGGTGATCAGCGCGTATGTGCCCAAGCACTGGGCCAAGCTGTGCCAGATCATCGGCCGGCCGGACCTGCTGACCGACGAGCGGTTCATCGACCAGCGTTCGCGCGCAATGAATTACCCCGAGCTGACCGAGGAGCTCGAGTCGGCGCTGGCGGCCAAGACCGCGGCCGAATGGGTGGAGCTGCTCCAAGAAGGCGGCCTGATGGCCTGCCTGGCCTACACCTGGAAGCAGGTGGTCGACACCCCGCTGTTCGCGGAGAACGAGCTGGCCCTGCGGGTGGGCGGCCCCGAGGACCCGATCACCGTGGTCCGCATGCCCGCGCGCTACGCGAGCTTCGACGCGGTGGCCACCGAACCACCGCCCGCGCCGGGGCAGCACAACGACGAGTTCCTGAGCGCGCCGCAGACGGCGGGCTAG
- a CDS encoding LCP family protein: MPVQRVIRVIATALTLAVVLGTGLAWSNVRSFEDGIFHMSAPSLGKGGDDGAIDILLVGLDSRTDAHGNPLSAEELATLRAGDEEATNTDTIILIRIPNNGKSATAISIPRDSYVAAPGLGKTKINGVYGQTREAKRTSLVKAGDSAEDAAAQGTEAGREALIKTVADLTGVTVDHYAEIGLLGFSLITDALGGVDVCLKEPVFEPLSGADFPAGPQRLDGPEALSFVRQRHELPRGDLDRVVRQQVVMASLAHRVISGKTLSSPTTVKRLEAAVQRSVVISQGWDVMDFVQQMQKLAGGNVAFATIPVLDGAGWSDDGMQSVVRVDPRQVQDWVSGLLHDQEQGKTEEIAYTPAKTTASVVNDTDINGLASAVSQVLTAKGFGAGTVGNNDGGHVKGSQVRAAKTDDLGAQEVSKELGGLPVVADPSVAAGSVRVVLGNDYSGPGSGLSGTASVMPAKVSNVGSVAPDPNVPAPSPILTAGSDKPECIN; the protein is encoded by the coding sequence ATGCCTGTGCAACGTGTGATTCGTGTGATTGCCACTGCGCTCACGCTCGCGGTCGTCCTCGGCACCGGGCTGGCGTGGAGCAACGTCCGGTCCTTCGAGGACGGCATCTTTCACATGTCCGCACCCTCGCTCGGCAAGGGCGGCGACGACGGCGCGATCGACATCCTGCTGGTCGGCCTCGACAGCCGCACCGACGCCCACGGCAACCCCCTGTCCGCCGAGGAACTGGCCACCCTGCGGGCCGGCGACGAGGAAGCGACCAACACCGACACGATCATCCTGATCCGGATCCCCAACAACGGGAAGTCGGCGACCGCCATCTCGATCCCCCGCGACTCCTACGTCGCGGCCCCCGGGCTGGGCAAGACGAAGATCAACGGCGTCTACGGCCAGACCCGCGAGGCCAAGCGCACCAGCCTGGTCAAGGCCGGCGACTCGGCCGAGGACGCCGCGGCGCAGGGCACCGAGGCCGGGCGCGAGGCGCTGATCAAGACCGTCGCCGACCTCACCGGCGTCACCGTCGACCACTACGCCGAGATCGGCCTGCTCGGCTTCTCCTTGATCACCGACGCGCTCGGCGGCGTGGACGTCTGCCTCAAAGAGCCGGTGTTCGAACCGCTTTCGGGCGCCGACTTCCCGGCCGGCCCGCAGCGGCTCGACGGGCCGGAGGCGCTCAGCTTCGTCCGCCAGCGCCACGAGTTGCCGCGCGGCGACCTGGACCGGGTGGTGCGCCAGCAGGTGGTGATGGCCTCGCTGGCCCACCGGGTCATCTCCGGCAAGACGCTGTCCAGCCCCACCACCGTCAAGAGGCTGGAGGCCGCCGTGCAGCGCTCGGTGGTGATCTCCCAGGGTTGGGACGTCATGGATTTCGTCCAGCAGATGCAGAAGCTGGCCGGCGGCAACGTCGCGTTCGCCACCATTCCGGTGCTGGACGGGGCCGGCTGGAGCGACGACGGCATGCAGAGCGTGGTGCGGGTGGACCCGCGCCAGGTGCAGGACTGGGTCAGCGGGCTGCTGCACGACCAGGAGCAGGGCAAGACCGAGGAGATCGCCTACACCCCGGCGAAGACGACCGCCAGCGTGGTCAACGACACCGACATCAACGGCCTGGCGTCGGCCGTCTCGCAGGTGTTGACCGCCAAGGGATTCGGCGCCGGCACGGTCGGCAACAACGACGGCGGCCACGTCAAGGGCAGCCAGGTGCGGGCCGCCAAGACCGACGACCTCGGCGCCCAGGAGGTGTCCAAGGAGCTGGGCGGGCTGCCCGTGGTCGCCGATCCGTCCGTCGCGGCGGGCTCGGTCCGGGTGGTGCTGGGCAACGACTACAGCGGCCCCGGCTCGGGGCTCTCCGGCACCGCGTCGGTGATGCCCGCCAAGGTGTCCAACGTCGGTTCGGTGGCGCCCGACCCCAATGTGCCTGCGCCCTCGCCGATCCTGACCGCCGGTTCCGACAAGCCCGAGTGCATCAACTGA
- a CDS encoding glycosyltransferase family 2 protein produces MTDVLPVVTVTYSPGPHLERFLASLSLATERPVCVVMADNGSTDGTPQAAVERYPNVRLFHTGANLGYGTAINRAVAQLAETPEVDDDWVIVANPDVQWGPGSIDALLDAATRWPRAGALGPLIRDPDGSVYPSARHLPSLVRGSMHAVVGPLWKRNPWTAAYRQERLEPTERPVGWLSGSCLLVRRSAFAQVGGFDERYFMYMEDVDLGDRLGRAGWLSVYVPSSEVLHHKGHSTGDDPASHLAAHHASTYLFLADRHSGWWRAPLRWVLRVALALRSRLMVRGALRSRRRKLAEGRRSHG; encoded by the coding sequence GTGACTGACGTCCTGCCGGTCGTGACGGTGACCTATTCACCGGGCCCGCACCTCGAGCGCTTCCTGGCCTCGTTGTCGCTGGCCACCGAGCGGCCGGTGTGCGTGGTGATGGCCGACAACGGCTCCACCGACGGAACCCCGCAGGCCGCCGTCGAGCGCTACCCGAACGTGCGGCTGTTCCACACCGGGGCCAACCTCGGGTACGGCACCGCGATCAACCGCGCGGTCGCGCAGCTCGCCGAGACGCCGGAGGTCGACGACGACTGGGTGATCGTGGCCAACCCGGACGTGCAGTGGGGCCCCGGCAGCATCGACGCCCTGCTCGACGCCGCCACCCGCTGGCCGCGCGCCGGGGCGCTGGGCCCGCTCATCCGCGATCCGGACGGCTCGGTCTACCCGTCGGCGCGCCACCTGCCCAGCCTGGTCCGCGGCAGCATGCACGCGGTCGTCGGGCCGCTCTGGAAGCGCAACCCGTGGACGGCGGCGTACCGGCAGGAGCGGCTGGAGCCCACCGAGCGCCCGGTCGGCTGGCTGTCGGGGTCGTGCCTGCTGGTCCGCCGGTCCGCCTTCGCCCAGGTCGGCGGGTTCGACGAGCGCTACTTCATGTACATGGAAGACGTCGACCTCGGGGACCGGCTCGGCCGGGCCGGCTGGCTGAGCGTCTACGTGCCGTCGTCCGAGGTGCTGCACCACAAGGGCCACTCCACCGGGGACGACCCGGCGAGCCACCTGGCGGCGCATCACGCGAGCACCTATCTGTTCCTGGCCGACCGGCATTCGGGTTGGTGGCGGGCGCCGCTGCGCTGGGTGCTGCGGGTCGCGCTGGCGCTACGGTCCCGGCTGATGGTGCGCGGCGCGCTGCGCAGTCGGAGACGGAAACTGGCGGAAGGGCGGCGCTCACATGGCTAA
- the rfbD gene encoding dTDP-4-dehydrorhamnose reductase, with translation MSSRIVIAGAGGQLGGFLRSLAAAEGRDVLALTSSQWDITDPAAAERIVQRGDVVINCAAYTDVDGAESDEAGAYAVNAAGPENIAKACARAGARFIHVSTDYVFNGDFGGADPRPYEPDDPTAPVGVYGRSKLAGEQAVLAALPEAVIVRTAWVYTGGDGKDFVAVMRRLAAGDGPVRVVHDQVGSPTYVGDLAAALLQIVDDRVPGPILHAANEGAVSRFEQTRAIFEECGADPARVHPVSTAEFPRPAPRPSYSALSGRRSAAAGLRPLRPWRAALVAALAATDTTVAADRPLPSTRD, from the coding sequence ATGTCGAGCAGGATCGTGATCGCCGGTGCCGGGGGGCAGCTCGGCGGCTTTTTGCGCTCGCTGGCGGCCGCCGAGGGCCGCGACGTGCTGGCGCTGACGTCGTCGCAGTGGGACATCACCGACCCGGCGGCCGCCGAGCGGATCGTCCAGCGCGGCGACGTGGTGATCAACTGCGCGGCCTACACCGACGTCGACGGCGCCGAGAGCGACGAGGCCGGCGCCTACGCCGTCAACGCCGCCGGCCCCGAGAACATCGCCAAGGCCTGCGCGCGCGCCGGCGCGCGGTTCATCCACGTCTCCACCGACTACGTGTTCAACGGAGACTTCGGCGGGGCGGACCCGCGTCCGTACGAACCCGACGACCCAACCGCCCCGGTGGGCGTGTACGGGCGCAGCAAGCTCGCCGGGGAGCAGGCCGTGCTGGCGGCGCTGCCGGAGGCCGTCATCGTCCGGACCGCCTGGGTCTACACCGGCGGCGACGGCAAGGACTTCGTCGCCGTCATGCGCCGGCTGGCCGCGGGGGACGGCCCGGTGCGGGTGGTCCACGACCAGGTCGGCTCCCCGACCTACGTGGGCGACCTGGCGGCGGCCCTGCTGCAAATCGTCGACGACCGCGTGCCCGGGCCCATCCTGCACGCCGCCAACGAGGGCGCGGTGTCCCGCTTCGAGCAGACCCGGGCGATCTTCGAGGAGTGCGGCGCCGACCCGGCCCGGGTGCATCCGGTCAGCACCGCGGAATTCCCCCGCCCCGCGCCGCGCCCCAGCTACTCCGCGCTGTCGGGACGCCGGTCCGCCGCGGCCGGGCTGCGGCCGTTAAGGCCCTGGCGCGCTGCGCTTGTCGCGGCGCTGGCCGCCACCGATACCACCGTCGCCGCCGATCGACCGTTACCCTCTACGCGTGACTGA
- a CDS encoding class I SAM-dependent methyltransferase — protein MTRTENDAWDLATSVGATATMVAAGRARATRDGLIDDPFAEPLVRAVGVDFMTRWAAGELSSADVDEPGAPWGMQRMTDMLAARTRYIDAFFAEAGAQQDPAIRQVVILASGLDARAYRLPWAAGTTVFEIDQPQVIEFKTATIADLGAKPTAEVRAIPIDLRHDWPSALRRAGFDTGRPAAWAAEGLLGFLPPEAQDRLLDDITALSADGSRLVAEVFVNSGTSGDALNAASQKWRDNGLDIALGDLGFPGERNDAAAHLERRGWRAVRTPLNQLLADNGLPLQRTDPGAPFAENYYCTAILPKAQRAAR, from the coding sequence ATGACGCGTACCGAGAACGACGCCTGGGACCTGGCCACCAGTGTGGGGGCCACCGCCACCATGGTGGCGGCCGGACGGGCCCGGGCCACCCGCGACGGACTCATCGACGACCCGTTCGCCGAGCCGCTGGTACGCGCCGTCGGCGTCGACTTCATGACCCGGTGGGCCGCCGGTGAATTGAGCTCCGCCGACGTCGACGAGCCGGGCGCCCCGTGGGGCATGCAGCGCATGACCGACATGCTGGCCGCCCGCACGCGCTACATCGACGCGTTCTTCGCCGAGGCCGGCGCCCAACAGGACCCGGCCATCCGCCAGGTCGTCATCCTGGCCTCCGGCCTGGACGCACGCGCCTACCGGCTGCCGTGGGCGGCGGGCACCACGGTCTTCGAGATCGACCAGCCGCAGGTCATCGAATTCAAGACCGCCACCATCGCCGACCTCGGCGCAAAGCCCACCGCCGAGGTCCGGGCCATCCCGATCGACCTGCGCCACGACTGGCCGTCGGCGCTGCGCCGTGCCGGGTTCGACACCGGACGGCCCGCCGCCTGGGCGGCCGAGGGACTGCTCGGCTTCCTGCCGCCCGAGGCGCAGGACCGGCTGCTCGACGACATCACCGCGCTCAGCGCCGACGGCAGCCGGCTGGTGGCCGAGGTCTTCGTCAACTCCGGGACCAGTGGGGACGCCCTGAACGCCGCCAGCCAGAAGTGGCGGGACAACGGCCTGGACATCGCGCTGGGCGACCTGGGCTTCCCCGGCGAGCGCAACGACGCGGCGGCCCACCTGGAGCGGCGCGGCTGGCGCGCGGTTCGAACCCCCCTGAATCAGCTGTTGGCCGACAACGGGTTACCTTTGCAGCGCACCGACCCCGGTGCGCCGTTCGCCGAGAACTACTACTGCACGGCCATTTTGCCCAAGGCACAGCGCGCGGCCCGTTGA
- the ctpC gene encoding manganese-exporting P-type ATPase CtpC, with translation MSVGTAALPDITTNNPALQIVSDAAGRMRVSVEWVRCDSRRAVAVEEAVAQCDGVRVVHAYPRTGSVVVWYSPRRCARSEVLAAIGSAAHVAAELIPARAPHSSEIRNTDVLRMVVGGAALALLGVRRYVFARPPLLGPNGRALATGVTVFTGYPFLRGALRSLRSGRAGTDALVSAATVASLVLRENVVALTVLWLLNIGEYLQDLTLRRTRRAISELLRGSQDTAWIRLTDGAEVQVPIDGVQIGDEVVIHDHVAIPVDGEVVDGEAIVNQSAITGENLPVSVMVGAHVHAGSVAVRGRLVVRAQAVGNQTAIGRIISRVEEAQHDRAPIQTVGENFSRRFVPTSFVVSALTLAVTGDVRRAMTMLLIACPCAVGLSTPTAISAAIGNGARRGILIKGGSHLEQAGRVDAIVFDKTGTLTVGRPVVTNIIALHKDWEPEQVLAYAASSEIHSRHPLAEAVIRSTEERHITIPPHEECEVLVGLGMRTWADGRTLLLGSPGLLRAEKVRVSKKASEWVDRLRRQAETPLLLAVDGNLVGLISLRDEVRPEAVKVLKTLRDNGIRRIVMLTGDHPDIAEVVADELGIDEWRAEVMPEDKLEVVRGLQNDGYVVGMVGDGINDAPALAAADIGIAMGLAGTDVAVETADVALANDDLHRLLDVRDLGARAVDVIRENYGMSIAVNAAGLIIGAGGALSPVLAAILHNASSVAVVANSSRLIRYRLD, from the coding sequence ATGTCCGTCGGCACGGCCGCGCTCCCCGACATCACGACGAATAACCCTGCGCTGCAAATTGTTTCCGACGCGGCGGGGCGCATGCGGGTGTCCGTCGAATGGGTCCGGTGCGACTCGCGGCGCGCGGTGGCGGTCGAGGAGGCCGTCGCCCAGTGCGACGGCGTGCGCGTGGTGCACGCCTACCCGCGCACCGGATCCGTCGTCGTCTGGTATTCACCGCGGCGCTGCGCCCGCTCCGAAGTGCTGGCGGCGATCGGCTCGGCCGCGCACGTCGCCGCCGAGCTGATCCCGGCGCGGGCGCCGCATTCGTCGGAGATCCGCAACACCGACGTCTTGCGGATGGTCGTCGGCGGGGCGGCGCTGGCCCTGCTCGGCGTGCGCCGCTACGTGTTCGCCCGGCCGCCGCTGCTCGGCCCGAACGGCCGGGCGCTGGCCACCGGCGTCACCGTCTTCACCGGCTACCCGTTCCTGCGCGGCGCGCTGCGCTCACTGCGCTCCGGCCGGGCCGGCACCGATGCCCTGGTGTCGGCGGCGACGGTGGCGAGCCTGGTGCTGCGCGAGAACGTGGTGGCGCTCACCGTGCTCTGGCTGCTCAACATCGGCGAGTACCTGCAAGACCTCACGCTGCGCCGGACCCGGCGGGCCATCTCCGAACTGCTGCGCGGCAGCCAGGACACGGCGTGGATCCGGCTGACCGACGGGGCGGAAGTCCAGGTGCCCATCGACGGCGTGCAGATCGGCGACGAGGTGGTCATTCACGACCACGTCGCGATCCCGGTGGACGGCGAGGTGGTCGACGGCGAGGCGATCGTCAACCAGTCCGCGATCACCGGCGAGAACCTACCGGTCAGCGTCATGGTCGGCGCGCACGTGCACGCCGGGTCGGTCGCGGTGCGCGGACGGCTGGTGGTGCGCGCGCAGGCCGTCGGGAACCAGACCGCGATCGGGCGCATCATCAGCCGGGTCGAGGAGGCCCAACACGACCGGGCGCCCATCCAGACCGTCGGCGAAAACTTCTCCCGCCGTTTCGTTCCCACCTCGTTCGTCGTCTCGGCCCTCACCCTGGCGGTCACCGGCGACGTGCGCCGCGCGATGACCATGCTGTTGATCGCCTGCCCCTGCGCGGTGGGCCTGTCCACCCCGACCGCGATCAGCGCCGCGATCGGCAACGGCGCGCGCCGCGGCATCCTGATCAAGGGCGGCTCCCACCTCGAACAGGCCGGCCGCGTGGACGCGATCGTGTTCGACAAAACCGGGACGCTGACCGTCGGCCGCCCGGTGGTCACCAATATCATTGCCCTGCATAAGGACTGGGAGCCCGAGCAGGTGCTGGCGTACGCGGCCAGCTCGGAGATCCACTCCCGCCACCCCCTCGCCGAGGCGGTGATCCGCTCGACGGAAGAGCGCCACATCACCATCCCGCCGCACGAGGAGTGCGAGGTGCTGGTGGGCCTGGGCATGCGGACCTGGGCCGACGGCCGCACCCTGCTGCTCGGCAGCCCCGGGTTGCTGCGCGCCGAAAAGGTGCGGGTGTCCAAGAAGGCGTCGGAGTGGGTGGACAGGCTCCGGCGGCAGGCCGAGACCCCGCTGTTGCTCGCGGTCGACGGCAACCTGGTGGGGCTGATCAGCCTGCGCGACGAGGTGCGGCCCGAGGCGGTCAAGGTGCTGAAGACGTTGCGGGACAACGGCATCCGCCGGATCGTCATGCTCACCGGTGACCACCCCGACATCGCCGAGGTCGTCGCCGACGAGCTGGGCATCGACGAATGGCGCGCCGAGGTGATGCCCGAGGACAAGCTCGAGGTGGTGCGCGGGCTGCAGAACGACGGCTACGTGGTCGGCATGGTCGGCGACGGCATCAACGACGCGCCGGCGCTGGCCGCCGCCGACATCGGGATCGCCATGGGCCTGGCCGGGACCGACGTCGCCGTCGAGACCGCCGACGTGGCGCTGGCCAACGACGACCTGCACCGCCTGCTCGACGTGCGGGACCTCGGCGCCCGGGCCGTCGACGTCATCCGGGAGAACTACGGCATGTCCATCGCGGTCAACGCCGCCGGGCTGATCATCGGCGCCGGCGGGGCGCTGTCCCCCGTGCTGGCCGCCATCCTGCACAACGCGTCGTCAGTTGCCGTGGTGGCCAACAGTTCCCGGCTGATCCGCTACCGGCTGGACTGA